The Nocardioides marmorisolisilvae genomic interval CGCGTGCAGCGCCGGACAGTTCCTGCTCTCCGCCGGTACGCCGGGCAAGCGCTACGCACTCCCCCACGCCCGGATCCTGCTCCACCAAGGGTCGGCGGGCTTCAGCGGCACCGCGATGGACATCGAGATCCAGGCGGACGACCTGCGGCACACCCGCGACGTGGTGCTCGGCCTCATCGCCGACCACACCGGCCAGCCGCTCGACGTGATCGAGCGCGACTCCCGGCGAGACCGCTGGTTCACCGCTGAGCAGGCCCGGGACTACGGCTTCGTGGACCGGGTCATCGAGTCGCTGGACGACATCGCACCGACGCCGACGCGCCCCGTCGGCCTGGGCGGTGCGGCACGATGAGCAGCTACCCCATTCCCTACGTCACCACCCGGACGCCGCGGGGAGAGCGCACCGTCGACCTGTTCAGCCGACTGCTGGAGGATCGGATCGTCTACCTCGGCACCGAGCTCGACGACGGGGTGGCGAATGTGCTGATCGGCCAGCTGCTGCACCTGGAGTCGGAGAGCCCCGACCTGCCGATCAGCCTCTACGTGAACTCGCCGGGCGGATCGATCTCCGCGATGCTCGCCGTCTACGACGCGATGCAGTTCGTCCGCGCTCCGGTCGAGACCACCTGCGTGGGCCAGGCCGCGTGGACCGCCGCGGTCCTCCTCGCCGGCGGCGCGCCCGGGCGCCGAACGATCCTGCCCCACGGCCGGGTGGTGCTGCATCAGCCTGCTGCCCAGGGCCGCGGCACGATCCCGGACCTGATCCTCGAGGCCGAGGAGGTGGCGCGGGTGCGCACCTTGCTCGAGGAGGTGCTCGCCCGGCACACCGGCCGCACGCCCGCGCAGGTCCGTGCCGACACCGAGCGCGACCTCGTGCTCACCGCCGACGCCGCGGTGGACTACGGCTTGGTCGACCAGGTGCTCGCGCCGCGGGACCTCACGCCGCCAGGCAGAGTGGACCCGTCGGCCGTGACGCGGCACCGCTCCGGGGAGCCGCGCTGATGTCCCGGCTGAGCCCGCGCACGGAGGTGCCCAGGGCGCCGGTGATCGCGGACAGGATCTCCGAGGAGGGGTCCTTGAGCCCGCGCTCGACCTCCGAGAGGTACTGCGTCGAGACGCCGGCTCGTCCTGCGACGTCGACCAGCCGCTCCCCGCGCCCGAGCCGCCGCTCCCGGAGGCGGTCGCCGACGAGCTCGCGCCACAGCGGCTCGGCCTCCGGCACGGCCGGTTCGGAACGTTCGAACGGGAGCAGGTCGCCCATGGGGGCCACGGTACGCCGTACCCCGTACCGGGACGCGCCCGTTCCGCCGAGAGCAGAACGGGAGAACACGACTTGAGCAGATCTTGAGCAAACGCTGACCGGCACCGAACCGGCAGCCAAGGTTGGTGTCGCAGGCTGTCGTTCGTGAGCAGCGAGACCACCCATCGGAAGGACTCGGCGTACGTGCTCCGCGACCTCGCCGGGCGCGACTCCGAGGTGCCCGCTGACGACTTCCTCTCCGGGATCGAGAACCCTCCGACCCATCGGCCGATGATCGGCTGCATCATCCCGGCGTACAACGAGGCCGACAGCATCGCCTCGGTCCTCGACTCGCTGCTGATGCAGACCCGGCCGCCGGACGTCATCCACGTCGTGGTCAACAACAGCTCCGACGAGACCGTCGAGGTCGCCGGCCACTATGCGGGGCTGCACAGCCGGTGGAACCACGGCCAGGAGGAGTTCACCGAGATCTTCGTCCACGACATCGGCGAGAACCCCGACAAGAAGGTCGGTGCGCTCAACTACGGCTTCGCCATGGTCGAGAGCTACGACTACCTGCTCGGCGTGGACGGCGACACGACGGCCGATCCGCACGCGATCAAGTGGCTGGTCGACGAGATGGAGAGCGATGACCGGATCGGCGGCATCTCGGCGATCTACTCCATCGACGACACCGCGGTCCGAGGACCGATCTCGGCGTTTCTGATCGCCGGGCAGCGCGCCCAGTTCTCGGCGTTCAACATGCAGAACCTGCTCCGCGGGCGCAACATGGCCGTCCTCGGCGGCCAGTTCTCGATCTTCTCCACCGCGGCGCTTCGCCGCGTGATGGAGGAGTCACACCAGCGCAGCCCCTGGGTGCGCGACAGCGAGGTCGAGGACTCGCTGCTGTCGCTGCAGATCAAGAGCGCGGGCTACC includes:
- a CDS encoding glycosyltransferase family 2 protein, which codes for MSSETTHRKDSAYVLRDLAGRDSEVPADDFLSGIENPPTHRPMIGCIIPAYNEADSIASVLDSLLMQTRPPDVIHVVVNNSSDETVEVAGHYAGLHSRWNHGQEEFTEIFVHDIGENPDKKVGALNYGFAMVESYDYLLGVDGDTTADPHAIKWLVDEMESDDRIGGISAIYSIDDTAVRGPISAFLIAGQRAQFSAFNMQNLLRGRNMAVLGGQFSIFSTAALRRVMEESHQRSPWVRDSEVEDSLLSLQIKSAGYLTKISAHARANVGGMQTVRSLDAQQVKWNYGAIELMWPGQRGDTKGQPLHPNLRLRWFEHLSMLTNLFTRITFAVLLSASLTIHAYVFYWWWLAPTVVATLLNGRVAHSMRNANLKDYLFALSFVGAEVYMWIRLGHFVRAWTKFASRSQTDNWAAQARAERGAGHGYLIPVFGLLVLFGGLFEVWTRLPIGIQSDSLAVGWPILGIVTAVQTAFMTLKVLRPYRGYKV
- a CDS encoding ClpP family protease, with the translated sequence MSSYPIPYVTTRTPRGERTVDLFSRLLEDRIVYLGTELDDGVANVLIGQLLHLESESPDLPISLYVNSPGGSISAMLAVYDAMQFVRAPVETTCVGQAAWTAAVLLAGGAPGRRTILPHGRVVLHQPAAQGRGTIPDLILEAEEVARVRTLLEEVLARHTGRTPAQVRADTERDLVLTADAAVDYGLVDQVLAPRDLTPPGRVDPSAVTRHRSGEPR
- a CDS encoding ClpP family protease; its protein translation is MTVTTPSRTPIDDELTQRLMAQRILVLGSVLEEGDGNRICTQLLLLSAEDPRRDISLWINSPGGSVPAMLAIHDVMRLVPNDVSTLAMGLACSAGQFLLSAGTPGKRYALPHARILLHQGSAGFSGTAMDIEIQADDLRHTRDVVLGLIADHTGQPLDVIERDSRRDRWFTAEQARDYGFVDRVIESLDDIAPTPTRPVGLGGAAR
- a CDS encoding helix-turn-helix domain-containing protein, with product MGDLLPFERSEPAVPEAEPLWRELVGDRLRERRLGRGERLVDVAGRAGVSTQYLSEVERGLKDPSSEILSAITGALGTSVRGLSRDISAAPRSGAASRPTGPLCLAA